In a single window of the Chondrocystis sp. NIES-4102 genome:
- a CDS encoding FAD dependent oxidoreductase, whose amino-acid sequence MEAYDAIIIGAGHNGLVCAAYLLQAGYSVVLLEKRPVPGGAATTEEALPVTAPGFKFNLCAIDHEFIFLGPIIEELGLKKYGLKYLTCDPHTFCPQSDGKYFLAHQSLEKTQAAIARYSARDAAKYVEFVGYWSKLMSAIAPFFNAPPQAVLDIAKGYKGKNIADALAIAGSKDKALNFIRTMITAPEDLLNEWFDTELVKAPLARLAAEIGAPPSQKGITAGLMMLAMRHYPGMARPQGGTGALTQALVKLVTAKGGKILTEQTVKEVIVENNRAIGVKVAGDKEYRANKAVISNIDVRRLFLQLVSPDVVASDLREKVDRRITNNNETILKIDCALSEPPRFTAYDQDNQDHLIGTVLIADSVAHVEQAHSLATMGQIPDSNPSMYLDIPSVLDPTLAPEGNHTLWIEFFAPYQIAGKEGTGLHGTGWTDELKNQVADKVMDKLAEYAPNIKDSIIARRVESPAELGERLGSYKGNYYHIDMTLDQMIFLRPLPEIANYTTPIKNLYLTGAGTHPGGSISGMPGRNCARVFLSQQQPLAKIQQSVSGMWESFLGK is encoded by the coding sequence ATGGAAGCGTATGATGCGATCATCATTGGTGCTGGTCATAATGGATTAGTTTGCGCAGCCTATCTATTACAGGCTGGATATAGCGTTGTTTTATTAGAAAAACGTCCCGTACCTGGGGGTGCTGCTACTACAGAAGAGGCATTACCTGTAACTGCACCAGGATTTAAATTTAATCTTTGTGCCATTGACCATGAGTTTATTTTTCTAGGTCCAATTATTGAAGAATTAGGACTTAAAAAATATGGTTTAAAGTATCTTACTTGTGATCCTCATACTTTCTGTCCTCAAAGTGATGGTAAATATTTTTTAGCTCATCAGTCGTTGGAAAAAACTCAAGCAGCGATCGCTCGTTATAGTGCCAGGGATGCAGCCAAATATGTAGAATTTGTCGGTTATTGGTCAAAACTCATGAGTGCCATTGCGCCGTTTTTTAATGCGCCACCGCAAGCAGTTTTAGATATAGCAAAAGGATATAAAGGTAAAAATATCGCCGATGCTTTAGCGATCGCAGGCTCGAAAGATAAGGCGTTAAACTTTATCCGTACTATGATCACTGCCCCTGAAGATTTGCTCAATGAATGGTTTGATACTGAATTAGTTAAAGCTCCCCTAGCAAGATTAGCAGCAGAAATAGGTGCGCCTCCATCTCAAAAAGGAATCACCGCAGGGTTAATGATGTTGGCGATGCGTCATTATCCAGGCATGGCTAGACCCCAAGGCGGTACAGGGGCGTTAACCCAGGCGTTAGTTAAACTGGTTACTGCTAAGGGAGGAAAGATTTTAACTGAGCAAACCGTTAAAGAAGTGATAGTTGAAAACAACCGCGCTATTGGGGTAAAAGTAGCTGGAGATAAAGAATATCGAGCCAATAAAGCCGTAATATCTAATATTGATGTTCGTAGGTTATTTTTACAGCTAGTTTCTCCCGATGTAGTTGCTTCGGATTTAAGGGAGAAAGTTGATCGGCGTATAACTAATAATAATGAAACTATTCTCAAGATAGACTGTGCTTTATCCGAACCACCACGCTTTACAGCTTATGATCAAGATAATCAAGATCATTTAATTGGCACGGTGCTAATTGCGGACTCGGTAGCTCATGTAGAACAGGCGCATTCTTTGGCTACTATGGGACAAATTCCTGATAGCAATCCTTCAATGTATTTAGATATTCCTTCGGTATTAGATCCAACCCTTGCGCCAGAAGGAAATCATACCCTATGGATCGAATTTTTTGCTCCTTACCAAATCGCAGGAAAAGAAGGTACAGGGTTACATGGTACTGGGTGGACAGATGAACTAAAAAACCAGGTGGCAGATAAGGTGATGGATAAATTGGCTGAGTATGCCCCCAATATTAAAGATTCCATCATCGCTCGTCGAGTAGAAAGTCCTGCGGAATTAGGGGAAAGATTGGGTTCATATAAAGGTAATTATTATCATATTGATATGACCCTAGATCAAATGATCTTCTTACGTCCTTTGCCAGAAATAGCTAATTACACCACACCAATTAAAAATTTATATCTAACTGGTGCAGGAACTCATCCAGGGGGTTCTATTTCGGGGATGCCTGGGCGTAATTGCGCTCGTGTATTTCTCAGTCAACAGCAGCCTTTAGCAAAAATACAGCAGTCGGTTAGCGGGATGTGGGAATCCTTTTTGGGAAAGTAA
- a CDS encoding anti-sigma-factor antagonist, with translation MNAVVQIIEPEGILDGTKTPDFQHQIERSLESGVQIILVDFSNVTFMDSSGLGALVKALKSLNEASVQFFLCSINDQIRMLFELTSMDNYFVILDDRAQFTQHLQQQKS, from the coding sequence ATGAATGCTGTTGTTCAAATAATTGAACCTGAAGGTATTTTGGATGGTACTAAAACTCCTGATTTTCAACATCAGATTGAACGAAGTTTAGAAAGTGGAGTACAAATTATTCTTGTGGATTTTAGCAATGTAACTTTTATGGATAGCTCTGGGTTGGGAGCATTAGTAAAAGCCTTAAAATCTCTTAATGAGGCTAGCGTTCAGTTTTTTCTCTGCTCAATTAATGATCAAATCAGAATGTTGTTTGAACTTACTAGTATGGATAATTATTTTGTCATTTTGGATGATCGTGCCCAATTTACTCAACACCTACAGCAGCAAAAATCTTAA